In a genomic window of Salvelinus fontinalis isolate EN_2023a chromosome 7, ASM2944872v1, whole genome shotgun sequence:
- the LOC129860138 gene encoding zinc finger protein 883-like isoform X3 yields MCPFLFITTGRLRLSLRPVTSTVRTNPACLSPSTRSPNLQSLGPDCDSGAQFALQDLEMASVKLEDCSQTLELNVNIKDEEEEEKIGISVSHGIRPVTSTERTNPACLSPSILSPNLQSLGPDCDSGAQIVLQDPEMASVKLLDCSQTLELNVNIKDEEEEAEIGKSVNHGRLELSLRPVTSIVRTNPACLSPSTLIPNLHSLGPDCDSGAQFALQDPEMASVKLEDCSQTLELNVNIKDEEEEEKIGKSVNHGDHVETFSTSREKQQEHHRAKRSHPCPHCEEIFPFLSKLKVHLQIHRGENQYSNNDGGKNFTTSKTLTVHQRVHTGEKPYSCSDCVKCFTTSTRLKVHQRTHTGEKPYFCSDCAASFSLLCNLKRHERIHTGEKLYSCSDCEASFSLLCNLKRHEHIHTGEKPYSCTDCGKSYSLLGHLKRHQHIHTGEKPYSCSDCGKSFSRLGHLKTHKHIHTGEKPYSCSDCVKCFITSTELKVHQRTHTGEKPYSCSDCVKCFTTSTRLKVHKRTHTGEKPYICSNCAACFALLCHLKRHESIHTGEKPYSCSDCAMSFSLLCNLKRHERIHTGEKPYHCTDCEKRFYRMGHLKRHQCIHKGEKPHQLSQTS; encoded by the exons ATGTGTCCGtttctttttattactactggccgactcagattaagtctgaggccggtaacatcaacagtgaggacaaacccagcctgcctctctccttccacacggagtccaaacctacagtcactgggtcctgattgtgacagtggagcccagtttgcactgcaggatctagagatggcatcagtgaagctagaagactgcagtcaaacactggagctgaatgtcaacattaaagatgaagaagaggaggagaagattgggatatctgtttctcatg GTATaaggccggtaacatcaacagagaggacaaacccagcctgcctctcacCTTCCATactgagtccaaacctacagtcactgggtcctgattgtgacagtggagcccagattgtactgcaggatccagagatggcatcagtgaagctgttagactgcagtcaaacactggagctgaatgttaacattaaagatgaagaagaggaggcagAGATTGGGAAATCTGTTAATCATG GACGACTAGAATtaagtctgaggccggtaacatcaatagtgaggacaaacccagcctgcctctctccttccacactgattCCAAACCTACattcactgggtcctgattgtgacagtggagcccagtttgcactgcaagatccagagatggcatcagtgaagctggaagactgcagtcaaacactggagctgaatgtcaacattaaagatgaagaagaggaggagaagattgggaaaTCTGTTAATCATG gagaccatgttgagacattctctacatccagagagAAACAGCAGGAACATCACAGAGCTAAGAGGTCTCACCCCTGCCCACATTGTGAGGAGATTTTCCCATTTCTATCAAAGCTAAAAGTACACCTACAAATACACAGAGGAGAGAATCAATATTCCAATAATGACGGTGGGAAGAATTTCACAACATCCAAGACTCTGACAGTTCATCAGAGAgtgcatacaggagagaagccttactcctgctctgactgtgtaaaatgcttcacaacatcaactaggctaaaagttcatcagagaacacacacaggagagaagccttacttctgctctgactgtgcgGCGAGTTTCTCTCTACTGTGCAACTTAAAacgacatgaacgtatacacacaggagagaagctttACTCCTGTTCTGACTGTGAGGCGAGTTTCTCTCTACTGTGCAACTTAAAACGACATGAacatatacacacaggagagaagccttactcctgcactgactgtggaaagagttatTCTCTACTGGGCCACTTAAAAAGACACCAacatatacatacaggagagaagccttactcctgctctgactgtggaaagagtttctctcgacTGGGCCACTTAAAAACACATAAacatatacatacaggagagaagccttactcctgctctgactgtgtaaaatgcttcatAACATCAACTGAGCTTAAAGTTCATCAAAGAACACACacgggagagaagccttactcctgctctgattgtgtaaaatgcttcacaacatcaactaGGCTAAAAGTTcataagagaacacacacaggagagaagccttacatcTGCTCTAATTGTGCAGCGTGTTTCGCTCTACTGTGCCACTTAAAACGACATGAaagtatacacacaggagagaagccttactcctgctctgactgtgcgATGAGTTTCTCTCTACTGTGCAACTTAAAACGTCATGaacgaatacacacaggagagaagccttatcacTGCACTGACTGTGAGAAGAGATTCTACAGAATGGGCCATTTAAAAAGACACCAATGTATACATAAAGGAGAGAAGCCTCATCAGTTGTCTCAGACCAGCTGA
- the LOC129860138 gene encoding uncharacterized protein LOC129860138 isoform X2 — protein sequence MSSILCSFVQAPSEVALELCTKEQLIEIAEHYQIEIVDKKIKETVKTSLKQGLREMGVFGSQSASSEGASFQSSPSLTFEQQRELLQMQLEIEQLRNANRPERLPQFDVSQNLRFLPKFDESDPDTYFTLFERIAEARAWSDLDMTMLLQCVLTGKAREALAALSVADSKVYAKVKSAVLKVYELVPEAYRQRFRYRKKLDSQTYSEFVCDLTSAFNRWCTASEVSTFEGLSNLIVLEQFKNSVSDQVATYMNERKVKSPSDAAILADEYRLTHKSHFESNSDMYHKNNFTPRNSRSPFWGASFQRPQQKFGSGGFKAPVNANTCRYCLVEGHWKKNCPLLKSKQSVQVKPAVMASPVTASDHQGELFQPLVEFDSQFSRCDFSAFISDGVVSLVDGNQNVKIKILRDTGALDSFILESVLPFSKESDTGRCVMVCGMGLVPFSCPLHEVTLKCGLVEGDVDVGVRPQLPVEGVHMILGNDLAGSKVWADGKLNICKKQPSVSPARESPDQNCVSPEVFPVCAVTRAASRKEIESKPESLELPVKLQTEQLTSSRDSLMAEQKADTTLADLFDKVVPDSVVRNSAQCYCLLDGLLVRKWVPHYDQGLGEPVFQIVVPTTLRNKVLQTSHGDVAGHMGVCKTYDRILRYFFWPRLKRDVYQPTDSLLIAY from the coding sequence atgtcttccattttgtgtagttttgttcaagctccttcagaggtagccttagagttgtgtactaaggagcagttaattgaaattgctgaacattatcagattgagattgttgataaaaaaattaaagagactgttaaaactagcttaaagcagggtcttagggaaatgggtgtttttggcagtcagtctgctagtagtgagggtgcaagttttcagtctagcccttcattaacttttgagcagcagagggaactgttgcaaatgcaattagagatagagcaattgagaaatgctaatagaccggaaagactaccacagtttgatgtttcacagaatcttcgttttttgcctaaatttgatgagtcagatccagacacatactttactttatttgagcgtattgcggaagctagagcttggtcagatttggacatgactatgttgttgcaatgtgtacttacaggtaaagcacgtgaggctttggcagcactgagtgtagctgacagtaaagtttatgctaaagttaaatcagcagttctgaaggtctacgagcttgtgccagaggcatatcgtcaacgttttcgttataggaaaaagttagattcacaaacctattctgagtttgtttgtgatttgacttctgcatttaatcgttggtgtacagcttctgaagttagtacttttgagggtctgtctaatttgattgtgttagaacagttcaaaaattctgtttctgaccaggttgctacatacatgaatgaacgtaaagttaagtctccaagtgatgcagcaatccttgcagatgagtacaggctaacacataaaagccattttgagtcaaacagtgacatgtaccataagaataactttactcctaggaatagtaggtcacctttttggggggcatctttccaaaggcctcagcagaagtttgggtctggaggatttaaagcaccggttaatgctaatacctgtcgctactgtttagttgaaggacattggaagaaaaattgtcctctgcttaaatcaaaacagtcagttcaagttaaacctgctgtgatggcaagtcctgttacagcctctgaccaccagggtgagctgtttcagccactagttgagtttgattctcagttttcccgctgtgatttttcagcctttatttcagatggtgtagtgtccctggtagatggcaaccagaatgttaaaatcaagatcctaagagacactggagctttagattcttttattctggaatctgttttgccgttctctaaagagtctgatactgggcgttgtgtaatggtatgtggtatgggtttagttccattctcttgtcctttacatgaagttaccctaaaatgtggtctggtagagggtgatgtagatgttggggttagacctcagttgccagtagagggagtacacatgattttggggaatgacttggcaggtagtaaggtgtgggcagatggcaaattaaacatctgtaagaagcaaccttcagtgtcccctgcaagggaatctccggatcagaactgtgtgtctcctgaggtatttccagtttgtgcggttacccgcgcagcctctcgtaaggagattgagagtaagccagaaagtcttgagttgccagtcaaactccagacagaacagttgactagttctagagattcattgatggctgagcaaaaagccgatactactttggctgatctgtttgataaagtggttcctgattcagtggtgaggaatagtgctcagtgttattgtcttcttgatgggctgttggtcaggaaatgggttccacactatgatcagggtttaggagaaccagtctttcaaatagttgtacctactactttgcgaaataaagtgttgcaaacttcacatggtgatgtggcaggtcatatgggtgtttgTAAAACTTATGATCgcatacttcgttattttttctggccacgtttaaagcgggatgtataCCAGCCTACTGATAGCCTACTGatagcctactga